In Planctomycetota bacterium, the DNA window CACGTCGCCACCGTCTCGCGCGCGGTGTCGGACAAGCACCTGCAGACGCCCCGGGGCGTCGTGCCCCTCCGCCGCTTCTTCACCGGCGGCACGCAGAACGACCAGGGCGACGACGTGAGCTGGGACGCCATCAAGGCCGCCCTCTCCGACGTCGTCGAGAAGGAAGACAAGGCCAAGCCGCTGAGCGACGAGGCCATCGTCCGCGAACTCAAGAAGCGCGGCGTCGAGATCGCGAGGCGGACCGTCGCGAAGTACCGCGACCAGCTGGGCATCCCGTCGGCGCGGCTGCGGAAGACGTACTGATCTAGTACCCCACCGCCTGGCCGTCCGCACGCAGGTCGCTCGCGGCGACGTAGCCATCCTCCAGGCGGTAGATGATCTGGCCCCGCCCGAACGTGGCGCTGCGGCCGCGGCGGGGCGCCAGCCGGTGGCCCATCGATTCCAGCTGCTCGTACACCGCGTCGTCGAAGCCCGGCTCGATGAGCACGCGGTTCTGGCGGTCGACCTGCCAGCGGGGCGCGTCGAGCACGGCCTGGGGGTTCTGCCCGTGGTCGACCATCCGCACGACGACCTGGGCGTGCCCCTGGGGCTGCATGAAGCCGCCCATGACGCCGAAGGCCATGCTCGGCTCACTGTTCATGGTGACGAAGCCCGGGATGATGGTGTGGTATGGCCGCTTGCCGGGGCCGATCTCATTGGGATGGCCCGGCTCGAGCGTGAAGTTGCCACCGCGGTTGTGCAGCGCGATGCCGTACTCGGGAACGACCATGCCCGAGCCGAAGCCCGTGTAGTTGCTCTGGATGAAGCTGACCATGTTGCCGTCGGCGTCGGCGGTCGTCAGCAGCACGGTGCCGCCGGGCTTGGGCTCGCCGTAGTCGAACAGCGTCGCCTTGCTGGGATCGACACGCTTGGCGCGCTGCTCGAGATAGCCCGCGTCGAGCAGCGACGCCACATCGACGTCCATGTGCGCCGGATCGGCGATGTAGCGGTGCGCATCGGCGAAGGCCAGCTTCATCGCCTCGATCTGCAGGTGCAGCCACGCGGCGCTGTCGACGTCCATGCCCGCCAGGTCGAAGTGCCGTGCGATGCCGAGCGCGAGCAGCGCCGTCAGGCCCTGGCCGTTCGGCGGGATCTCGTGCAAGCGCCAGCCGCGATAGTCGATCGCGATGGGGTCGACCCAGTCGGCCTGATGGTCCGCGAGGTCCTGCGCTCGTAACGCACCGCCGTGCTCGCGGGCGGCCGCCTCGATCGCCTGCGCGATCTCGCCCTCGTAGAAGGCTCGGCCCTTGGTGCTGGCGATGAGTTCGAGCGCACGGGCGTGCCCCGGCAGCGTGGCGAGCTGGCCGGGCCTGGGGGCGCGGCCGCCGGGGGCGAAGGTCTGCTGCCAGCCCCCGAACTTCGCCGCGCCGCGGTACCGCCGCGCCGAGGAACCCCACCCCGCGGCGACGCCGGGCGAGACGAGATAGCCCTCCCTCGCGTAGCGGATGGCCGGCTCGAGCACACGCTCGAGCGGGAGCGCGCCGAACCTGTCATTCACGGCCACCCAGCCCGAGACGGCGCCGGGCGTGGTCACCGCCTCCCAGCCGTAGAGCGGGATGCTCTCCAGACCCTCGTAGTCCGATCGCTTCAGCCCCTTCGGTGCGCGGCCCGAGGCATTGAGGCCGTGCAGCCTGGCGTTGCCGTTGCCGTCCTTCATCCACAGGAGCGCGAAGTTGTCGCCGCCGATGCCGTTGGCCGTGGGCTCGACGACGGTGAGAGCGGCCGCGGTTGCCACGGCGGCGTCCGCGGCGTTGCCCCCGATGCGGAGCATCTCGAGGCCGGCCTGCGCCGCCAGCGGCTGGCTGGTCGCCACGCAATTGCGCGCCAGCACGGGCATCCGCTGGCTGGTGTAGGGCAGGCGATAGTCGAACGGCGGATCGTCCACGCCGGCATCGTTGCCCGCCCGCGAGGCCTGCTGCCCGGCACCGCCGGCCAACGCCCGGCCGCTGCCGGCTGCCGCCAGCGCGGCGCCGGCTCCGAGCAGGAACCCGCGCCGCGATACGCCACCATCCGTCCGCTCGTTCATGGCCGTGCTCCCTTGCGTCCGCCGACTCTAGCCGGACCCCGGAACCACGCACGATAGAATGTGTTCGCGATCTGGGAGGGCTCGACTTGAGGACGCACGAGGCTTCGATCCGCGGCATGCACTGCGGCGGCTGCGCGACGAGGATCCGCGACGCCGTCGAGACGCTACCGGGCGTCCGGAGCGTGCGGGTGGACCCCGAGGCCGGCAGCGCGGTCATCGTGGCGGACGATGCGCTCGAGCGCGATGCGGTCGACCGGGCCGTCGCTGGGGCCGGTGCGTACGCAATCACCGAGCTGCGGGAGGTCGATGAACCCCGCGAGCCATCGGCGGCCGGCGACCAAGCCGCGGCCGCCGAGCCGGCCGAGAGCCTGTACCCGCTCTTCCTGATCGTCGGCTACATCGCTGGCGCCACCGTGCTCATCGCCGGCGCCACCGGTGCGTGGTCGATCGAGGCGATGATGCGGCACTTCATGGCGGGCTTCTTCCTGGTGTTCTCGTTCTTCAAGCTGCTCGATCTGCGCGGCTTCGCGTCCGCCTACCGGCGGTACGACATACCGGCGACGTACGTGCCCGCGTGGGCATACGCGTATCCGTTCGTCGAGCTGGGGCTCGGCATCGCCTACCTGCTGGCGTTCGCGCCGGTCGCGACCAACATCGCCACGCTCGTGCTGATGCTTGTGGGCGCGGCCGGCGTGCTGCGGGCGCTGCGGGGCGGCCGCCGCATCCGCTGCGCGTGCCTCGGCACGGCGCTCAACCTGCCGATGACCACGGTGACGCTCATCGAGGACCTGACCATGGCGGCCATGGCGGCGGCGATGCTCGCCCTGGCGTAGCCGCCGGATTGGTCGCGGTCCGGGACGGTCGCGCGGCAACCGATCCACAAAAGGCCTTGCGAGGATCCGCCGGCTGCATTAGCGTACAGCGATATGCCGAAGGAGATGCCCATGCGCACCCCGCTTCTCTCGATGCTGCTTTCCACTCTGCTCCTGCCACTGGCTTGTTATGCATCCCCCGCGACGGACGCCCAGGCGTCCGACCCCGTGGTGCGGGCGCTGACGGCCAACGGCGCGACCCTCTCGACCGCCATCGGCACCCTCGAGGACCTCGCCGACGCCGACCCGGGCCGGGCGCGGCTCGCGCTGGGCATGGCCCGCTTCTTCCGCGGCGGCGAGCGGGTGGTGCAGACGCTGCACCGCTACGGCGCGGGCGAGCCGCTGCGGACCGCCTCCTTCCTGTTCGCGCGGCAGGTGATGCAGATCGCGCAGAACCCCGAGCCGGAGCGCATCTCGGCGGACGACGTGCGGGCGATGATCCAGCGATGGATCGACGACCTGCGGGCCGCCGACGCGGACCTCGCCACGGTCGATCTCGACGGCGACCCGAAGCTGACTATCGATCTTGCGCAGCTGCCGATGGATCTCAACGGCGACGGCGTGTGCTCGCCCCGCGAGGAGCCCGCCAGCGCCTTCGCGGCGCTGTTCCGGGGAGGCGTGCGCCTGCCGGAGGGGCAGGACAGCTTCGTGCTGGGCATCGATGCGGCCGACGTGCACTGGATGCGGGCCTATTGCCACGTGATGATGGCGGCCGGCGAGATGCTGCTGGCCTACGACAACCGCGACATGTTCCACCGCTGCGGGCACCTCTTCTTCCCGAACGTCGCATCGGACTA includes these proteins:
- a CDS encoding MauE/DoxX family redox-associated membrane protein, encoding MRTHEASIRGMHCGGCATRIRDAVETLPGVRSVRVDPEAGSAVIVADDALERDAVDRAVAGAGAYAITELREVDEPREPSAAGDQAAAAEPAESLYPLFLIVGYIAGATVLIAGATGAWSIEAMMRHFMAGFFLVFSFFKLLDLRGFASAYRRYDIPATYVPAWAYAYPFVELGLGIAYLLAFAPVATNIATLVLMLVGAAGVLRALRGGRRIRCACLGTALNLPMTTVTLIEDLTMAAMAAAMLALA
- a CDS encoding gamma-glutamyltransferase family protein, translated to MPVLARNCVATSQPLAAQAGLEMLRIGGNAADAAVATAAALTVVEPTANGIGGDNFALLWMKDGNGNARLHGLNASGRAPKGLKRSDYEGLESIPLYGWEAVTTPGAVSGWVAVNDRFGALPLERVLEPAIRYAREGYLVSPGVAAGWGSSARRYRGAAKFGGWQQTFAPGGRAPRPGQLATLPGHARALELIASTKGRAFYEGEIAQAIEAAAREHGGALRAQDLADHQADWVDPIAIDYRGWRLHEIPPNGQGLTALLALGIARHFDLAGMDVDSAAWLHLQIEAMKLAFADAHRYIADPAHMDVDVASLLDAGYLEQRAKRVDPSKATLFDYGEPKPGGTVLLTTADADGNMVSFIQSNYTGFGSGMVVPEYGIALHNRGGNFTLEPGHPNEIGPGKRPYHTIIPGFVTMNSEPSMAFGVMGGFMQPQGHAQVVVRMVDHGQNPQAVLDAPRWQVDRQNRVLIEPGFDDAVYEQLESMGHRLAPRRGRSATFGRGQIIYRLEDGYVAASDLRADGQAVGY